From one Pirellulales bacterium genomic stretch:
- a CDS encoding TadE/TadG family type IV pilus assembly protein, which yields MDKTAEFAASRHRRPRFRWNRRAGDRRGTAVVEAAVILPILLTMMFGVWEVGRMIEVSQILDNAAREGARLAAGGYVNGTAVTTAQVQTAVQNYMTAAGLPSAAISGAQITLTCLASTPWTDPYEAQPLDPFTVTVTIPSGAAFNSLRWNLLNQVTSVTQLSQTVYWQSANNSQVVVSTTLPY from the coding sequence GTGGACAAAACTGCCGAATTCGCCGCTTCGAGGCATCGCCGGCCGCGGTTCCGTTGGAATCGGCGTGCTGGCGATCGGCGCGGGACGGCGGTTGTCGAGGCTGCGGTAATTCTGCCGATCCTGCTGACGATGATGTTCGGCGTGTGGGAAGTCGGGCGGATGATCGAGGTCAGTCAGATCCTCGACAATGCCGCCCGCGAAGGGGCTCGATTGGCTGCCGGTGGCTATGTCAACGGCACGGCCGTTACGACGGCCCAAGTGCAGACGGCGGTGCAAAACTACATGACGGCCGCTGGGCTGCCGAGCGCCGCGATCAGTGGAGCACAGATCACGCTCACCTGCCTGGCGAGCACGCCGTGGACCGATCCTTACGAGGCGCAGCCGCTCGACCCGTTCACCGTGACGGTCACCATACCGTCGGGCGCGGCGTTCAACAGCTTGCGCTGGAATTTGTTGAACCAGGTCACATCGGTCACGCAATTATCGCAAACGGTTTACTGGCAGTCGGCAAATAATTCGCAGGTCGTAGTGAGCACGACGTTGCCGTATTGA